In Musa acuminata AAA Group cultivar baxijiao chromosome BXJ3-11, Cavendish_Baxijiao_AAA, whole genome shotgun sequence, one DNA window encodes the following:
- the LOC135652798 gene encoding NAC domain-containing protein 21/22-like, with the protein MSGSSSLDQISLSSSNTLFFERVFRCTDRMGLRDIESTLPPGFRFYPSDEELVCHYLYQKVTDGFRTSEGTMVEVDLHTCEPWELPDVAKLSANEWYFFSFRDRKYATGSRTNRATKSGYWKATGKDRTICDPRTQAMVGMRKTLVFYRGRAPNGVKSGWVMHEFRLETPHSPSKDWVLCRVFHKRKGDSEHDEAGSSSLVYQPTMPDACHDQQLGSSLSAALLQQDDTSPNPFLMNMALLQCNLLDLPEEMMGSAPMAGMSSGCEDEFGCLSELGLEHSIGEEGMVRWEG; encoded by the exons ATGTCCGGATCCTCAAGCCTGGATCAGATCTCTTTGAGCAGCTCAAACACCCTATTCTTCGAGAGAGTGTTCAGGTGTACGGATAGAATGGGATTGAGAGACATAGAATCCACGCTGCCACCGGGGTTCAGGTTCTACCCGAGCGATGAGGAGTTGGTCTGCCATTACCTCTACCAGAAGGTGACCGATGGATTTAGAACCTCGGAAGGGACGATGGTAGAGGTGGATTTGCACACTTGTGAACCATGGGAGCTTCCAG ATGTGGCCAAACTGAGTGCCAacgagtggtacttcttcagctTTCGCGACCGCAAATACGCTACGGGATCGCGAACAAACCGAGCAACCAAATCTGGCTACTGGAAAGCCACCGGGAAAGATAGAACGATCTGTGATCCAAGGACACAGGCAATGGTTGGGATGAGGAAGACGCTGGTGTTCTATCGAGGTAGAGCTCCGAATGGAGTGAAGAGCGGCTGGGTCATGCACGAGTTCCGATTAGAGACCCCCCATTCACCTTCCAAG GACTGGGTTCTGTGTAGAGTCTTTCACAAAAGGAAGGGGGACTCGGAGCATGACGAAGCTGGTTCTTCTTCTCTCGTATACCAGCCGACGATGCCTGATGCGTGCCATGACCAGCAGCTGGGCTCATCACTCTCTGCTGCTCTCCTACAGCAGGATGACACCAGCCCAAACCCCTTCCTGATGAACATGGCACTGCTGCAGTGCAACCTTCTTGACCTCCCAGAGGAGATGATGGGGAGCGCACCGATGGCGGGGATGAGCTCAGGGTGTGAAGATGAGTTCGGATGCTTGTCGGAATTGGGATTGGAGCACAGCATTGGGGAGGAAGGCATGGTAAGGTGGGAGGGGTAG